The Halalkalicoccus subterraneus genome includes a window with the following:
- a CDS encoding multidrug transporter, with protein sequence MVAKYQDQSSIITAFAILIAIIAIVGTQFFGWEWGSEQLIPTIIGVVVAGIAVVVGARRVMD encoded by the coding sequence ATGGTCGCTAAGTATCAAGACCAGTCATCTATAATCACTGCATTCGCCATCCTCATAGCCATCATCGCTATTGTGGGAACGCAGTTCTTCGGATGGGAGTGGGGGTCTGAACAGCTCATTCCAACAATCATCGGTGTTGTCGTTGCCGGAATTGCTGTAGTTGTTGGTGCCAGAAGAGTAATGGACTGA